In Helianthus annuus cultivar XRQ/B chromosome 8, HanXRQr2.0-SUNRISE, whole genome shotgun sequence, a single genomic region encodes these proteins:
- the LOC118480910 gene encoding calsequestrin-1-like: MRTRGVALVANSILNAGELDRAVAALTDAARAVGHRGGYLECASHVEQILGQEFDVSHCSVTERADAALAHAENSYDNLTLPIMDLVVESLKKDDWCQRLKAVLDPPVTVELSDEEPAGDDGGDGDDDGDDDDGEDDGDDDGDRRNE, from the exons atgcgcactcgtggagtagCGCTT gttgccaactccatccTAAATGCTGGCGAGCTCGATCGCGCCGTTGCTGCTCTCACGGATGCGGCGCGTGCGGTGGGTCATCGAGGAGGTTACTTGGAATGTGCCAGTCACGTTGAGCAGATACTAGGGCAAGAATTTGATGTAAGCCACTGCTCGGTGACTGAACGTGCTGATGCTGCGCTTGCACATGCTGAAAACTCATATGACAACCTTACCTTGCCTATCATGGATCTGGTTGTGGAATCTTTGAAAAAAGACGACTGGTGCCAGCGTCTTAAAGCAGTCCTCGACCCACCAGTTACCGTCGAACTGTCCGATGAAGAACCAGCTGGTGATGACGGCGGAGATGGAGATGATGATGGCGACGATGACGATGGTGAGGATGAcggagatgatgatggtgatcgaCGCAATGAATAG